gcttacaaataaattttacaaaaacacgtTTACAAACTGAtatggcacaacatgattggatataagataagttcaaattttgaaaaacctaatcatgttgtaccacatcagtttgtaaaagttttttctgtaaattttgtttgtaaGTCTACCACTCCCCCACATCAAAGGATTCGGATCCCCTATAATTCTCAAATTTCAGATCCAAGTCATTTATTTTCATCAAAGAGCCATTATCCTGCCATGTGTCCcaatactaataaaataataaaataatgtatgacctgaatctgaaatttcagaaattcGAATTCTCCTATGAATTCTAGGGAATCCGGATCCCACATCAAAACATAACATATCAAAATAAAGGCAACATCAATTATAAACGGTCACCAAGTCGAATCTCAAAATATTAGAACATACGTTTAATAGTGATAACACCATCATCgaatacaaaagagaaagagcctgtttggaattgtgtttgaagggtttaaaagtgtttttaacactcaaaaagtatgtttggtaataaaaattaaaagtgcttttaaaggtctaaaaaatttaaaaaatgccaaaacgcacttttggcaaaagcttaaaaacgtttttgcccaaaaactttttttaacttaaaaactttatttctcaaacgcaattccaaacaagttTTAAGAGCCTATTTGGAATTACGTTTGAAGAGcataaaaatgcttttaacactcataaagtctgtttgaagaaaaaattactcattagataaaaaaaattaaaaacgcttttaaaggtccaaaaaacctaaaaatggcaaaaaaatactcttagcaaaagcttaaaaaaaaaaacttttgccCAACAgctctttttgatttaaaagctctgTTTCTCAAACACTTGGTAGTACACATACATATAAACGCGTTGCCCAACTCATTAGAATTATCATTTCAAATGATATTTGGTATACTGGTATTGCGAAGATGGAGTAATGCTAAAATGAATACTCATGTCCTTCTTgtattcttttaaaattgacaTGACTTTTAAAGTGATTTATCAaagattcaataataattttaaaaggtacgtcaattttaaaataacacaaaaatgacatgaTATATTAAACATGTCGAATAAATATCCAATAACTATTGTTTGACTCCAACCCGTCTTATTTATAGCTATGGATGGGATGATGATATATTGAAAGTGGCGATGACAAAGATAGTAGAACCAATTGTCTAACTGAAGGGTGAGAGATTAGTGGTGAAACTCATATTGTGAATATAGTTGTGACAATGGTGCAATAATAACATATTGTTAACTTTAACTACCAAATACTATCCATGCTTGATTTGAGATTTGACTTGCTATCAACTGATTTGTCAACTACATAGAGAAATTCCCATACTCGTGAAAAAtaaaggaaggaaaaaagaaaataaacaaacatgtGACAACACTTATTGATTCACACGTGGGTCTATTGATAGCTGACttattgatgaataatatatacTTGTGACTTTACAATAAGCtaatcaaaagaacaaacgTCAAAGAaggaacagaaaaaaaaaaaaaaaaaatcaaacggGTATCATGGATAGTGGATAGAAAgcaaaaaagagaatataaatTAATAGTTGACTTGTGGATCAAGAATGTTATTTTCCCTATTATGGATGGATCATGgtattgaaagagaaaagaaacataaattaaatggctttcttttcatcatttcttttttttttttttttggtcacatGTAGACGAAACTTGGTAGTATTGGGTACTTTTCTATGCAATTATTTGTTTCTCTTCCTTTCTCATTGATTCAATGGTCAGTTAAGAATGCGATAGAATAAAGATGAAACCTCCAacacaaaagacaaaaacatcATCATCCAACACAAACTTCACAATACAAAAaggtttaaaaagaaaagaagaaaagacgTTTGGGTATTATATGTGAAGTCATTgaatgaaagaacaaaaaaatcactgcaaaatgaattcaaaaggaatgatatttttgtacggataaagttttatttaaactgagttggaagaatttctttcaatttactttataaaaatgacatattttccttgaacatgtgaaatgcacatatttttttaatagtagggacaaagttgaaataaattttatttaaaactcaTATACATCTTacgtgttattaaaaaaatgaacatatgtcaattttatagagtaagttgaaagaaattcttctaactcagtttggaggaaaactttgtcttttttttaatttgaaacaaaTCCTGTaatggaataataataataaaaaattaaatatcttaggattcatttgttttgattttgaaaaccatttttcatatttcttttgtttagtgcatttgggaattaatttttaaaaaaacgcatcATATCAACAATAAATTATACTCAAGTGTGAATAATAGGGCTTAAGTTTCTAATTTGCTTTCAAACAAAACTTATAGTTCTAtctgttaatgtgttttggggcAAGAGTGTTGGGAGCAGGGGCGAGATGGGGCAAACATCTCACAGTTAgctaatatttttaattaatttttgtctaTCGACTttttacagatttttttttttaaatttttacacaaatattttttttcttcatataatcaactattaaaaaattagttttaagattttaattaatcaatagAGAAAATGTCCTATTAGGtagcattttttaaaagagttttcgattttgtattgaaaaatattttcaaaaaagttaaaattattattattattattatttttaaaaaagatcacattatcatatattaattaaagacAGATCTTTTAGATCTGTCAAACAGTATAACAGATACAATTTGGAATATCAAAATTCCAAGTTTTATCAATGGGTTGTTTCCGAGCCGCTTTCGCTAAGCCGTTATTGTTTTCTTAATCAATAGAGAAAATTATTGTTTACGGGTTACAGGTGAAATTTTGTTTGGATAATTAAAAAGTGTTtctgaacaaaaaaataaaaaaattgaaattcattttgatttagttttgaaaatatataaaaataaataaaaatattactttttgaGGACATGGGCTGGAGATAGGCCCAAGTCGCCTGTTTGGCCCGTCGGTTGCGGATTAAGATCTCATACCTAGAGGCGAAGGTGTCGAGCTGTTTattatggacaaaaatttgttacaaactaatttgtagttaattcatacaaatcaGTTTAGtaaagtgacatgtatcattTAGCATATGagaaacatatgtttttttaattacatatacttctcacattttttttaataactatgAGATATATGTtactttattaaattaatttgtatgaattaattataaatcagtttgtagcaaatttccGTCCATTATAAAAGTAAAGGTGAGGATGAGGTCTTTGAGAGCGGTGTAGACCGGAGAGGGCTTTTGGGCGGAGGAAACCAAGTCCAAGTCCAGCTACATTGGTGCTACACTGTTTTGGCGTGAGAGGCTATTGGAGCAAGAAACGGGGAGCACTGGTGTAGCAAGTAGCAGGACGCATAATAGGGGAAAATATAATGGGAGCAGAAGAAGTTACGCAACcttctttttaaaatgataaatgttaagtattttttttagtgttttcataATTTTAGGTAGATATTACTTTATAAAAATCACGTGAGAGAAAtagggcctttttttttttttttttaataatatccGCTTAGGATTATGATGACActaaaagaatattttaattttttattataaacttCGAAAAATGGTAGAGGTCAATAAGTTCTCAATATTtaactcatatttttttacaaatttaatagatcaattattagatttatggGATCTGCCATTGACTTATGTAAAGTTTACATAAGtctataaatctaatggttaatttgtaaaaaaaaatattggccCTAGCATTTTATGTACTATTaaaatttacatatttaattcaaaattagtaaaaatataaaaaggttaCGTGGTTAATTGCATTAACGGGACCCATAAGAGAAGGCATTGGTGGGTCCCGTCCTTTCGAACCCAACGCTGACGTGTCAAGAATATATTGGGGGTCGATAAAACGCGAAGAAAATTGAGCGAAGTCCGATCCGCGCTATACCATAGTGCCCTCAGAGCTCCCAGCTCCGCACACAGTCACAGAGAGCAAGCGAGAgagcgagcgagagagagagatgggggaGGAGAAGCGGCACCAGATGATGCAGAACCTGTTCGGCGATCAATcggaagaggaggaagaggttGATTCCGAGCACGAGTCCAATCCTCAGCCCAACTACGTCTctgtaagaattttcttttttatctttagaAAGATTTATAGGTATAGATTTAACCAATTTTTCTGTTAAGAATTAtctcttttttcccctttttttctctttagaaAGATTTATAGATAGAGATTTAACAAAGTTTTCAGATACGATTTCTTGCTCGGAATGCTAGGTTTATCAATTTAAAGACATTCTTTCGCAGGTCTGGATCTGATTCTCATGTTGCGGCTTTTAGGGTCTATGAGTTTCGTTATGTTATTATCGATTTAGAGAGTAATACATGCACATATAAAAATCTGTTTATGGGtgtttattttgtatatggatGTGTTAGAGATTTGGAGGTACTATTACTTGATTAGAAATCGATTATAGATGCTTATGGGTTTGGGGAATTGCATTAGATGCTATATGTTGAAGAATGAAGATTAAATAAATGGGTATGTGCGTATATATTGTGTATGTGTACTCATTATTGCGTTCTGGTTTAAGAGGCAAAAATGATTTCTGAATTTTCATCAAATCATGTGGTTAAGTTTGCTTGATTGTGGTTAAGTTTTATATTTATGCAGTTGAGATGGTCAAAATTGGGTCTTAGTGATTGAAGTATAGAGGAAATaactgaaaaaaaatttgagttacAGTTAGAAAGTTGTGCCCGTGTCATCAAGATTGAGCTTTGCGAAAATATATgcctcctttttattttttctggaaacaaagaaaatgctaaTTTTTTGTATGCATGAAGTCTTTGTTGAAAGCCAAGTCACATTAAGGAGTGTAATggctcaattttatttatttatttttctgatgGTATTTGGCTGCTTgattcaacttttttctttctttcctaaTGCGATGGTTTTGTTTCCAGGATGAAGGAGAGGGAGGGCTGGAGCCTGGGGctgaaggtgaaggtgaagtGGAGGGGCATGGGGAGGCGGAAGTAGAGAGTGAAGGTGAATTGCATGATGTAGATCCTGATCCTGGAGAAAGTGAGGGTGAAAGAGATCAAAGTTCCCAAGAAGTAGAAGTTGGTGATCAAAGAGAAGAAAGTGAAGGAAAAGATACTGATAGTGATGAAAAAGAAGAGTATGGTCAAAGAGTTGTAACAAGCAAGAGACGCGATGTTATTGAAAGTGGATCTGAGGAAAATCATTATCCTGACAATGAAGACGAGGGGGTGGATCAGGGTAGAAGTCCAAGGTAATTTTCATACGACCACTCcactctctcacacacacacttgtGCACATCCAAACTCATTCAGATGCATCTTGAAGGATCTCTTGCTGCTCTTGGGTTCTCTTACTATTCAATCTTATGGTTTTAGGTTTTTATCATCTCTTTTATTCATTCTCTCGTGTCAATGCATGTTCtggaaaaggagaaaagggGTAGGTTGGATCTGTTCATTCTTCTGTTTTTACATTCTGTATGTGGGTATGTCTTGTCTGCATCTTTATGGGTGCATACTGAATGGGTACTTTAAGTGCAtcggatttatttatttattttgataagtaagtgcATCGGATTTATAGAGTATAGGTATTTGATGGAGATACAAAAAACATATGAGAAGGTTGTATCTTTAGGTGCTTTTAGGGTTAAGTTTGGTTGTAAACCTCCTGTCAGTTTGGGGTCTTGACTTTTTTGATTACCTTTTTTAGATCCACAATACTCATGCTTGCTTCTAACCTAGTCTATGGACCCCCCTTTTGTTCTTTTCCTGTCTTCGATCCCATATTTCGTGAAAAAAAGAGTCAAAGCTTTGGTTTACTAAGGTTGCATTTAGGCTCATGTCCATAGCTAAATTTGATGTTCCCAATGGACTAACATGGCTTCTTATTTGTTGTTGGATGCTGTTTTCTGGGCTGGGTTGGCCATGCATGGTGTGCTCACTAAGCACTATGCATTGCATAGatattaaaacaaaagaatattaCTATTACCATAATCCTTGTACCTACACATGATGATAACAAGTAGTCAGCTATCTTGACTGTGGGAAACTTGACTTAACAATAGATCACCAGAGGAAGAGAAGGATCAGACTCATATTTCACATTCAGCTGTTCGTGATGTTTTTGGTGAGTCTGATGATGAAGAAGCAGCTGAGTATGCAGTTCATGATGAAATTGAGCAAGATTCAAATGTAAGTATCGGATGTCATGATGCAATGTGCTTAGTATATGCATCTTTTGATCCTGTTAAGCGTTCATATATCTTTGTGGTCTACGTAtgatagaaaatattttcatgtcTTAGAGGTCTCCTATGGAAGAGGAAGGGAGCTATGGGAAGAGTCTAAGACCAGAGGATATAGTGGCTGATGAAGATGCTCAGTATGAGTCAGAAGAGGAAAACATTGAGGCTAAATTTAAAGAGAAGCCGGTTGGTCCCCCATTGGAGCTCGAGATTCCATTACGTCCACCTCCAGCTCGTCCAGAAAAAGTATATACGTTATTCTTTGTGCTGCTATGATTTTTTTCATAGTTTATCTATTTTGCTTGATTTACATGGTGCTTGCACACCTTATTTAATGGGTATgcattgtatttttctttatatagcATAAAGTTGAAGCTAAATTAATTCAGGTGGTCTACTTGTTTGTACTAGTCACTCCAGATTTTAATAATGGTCTCATCTTCATGTCCTATTGAATTAGCATAGGATGCAATTGTGTAAGTGGAGGTTGAGGTTTGGGGTCAATTTGTACTTTGAAAAAAGATCTTGCTAAACTGCATTTTACTTACCTGTTTGGTGAGAAATTGTTGAATTGTTCAACTTATGTTGCCATTGGCATCATATACATGCATGGTTCAGTCATCAAAATGTATATGTACATATTTTACTGTTCTTCTActgttattttttatgaagttCTTCATAGTTTGGTCATCTTACTTTCTTTTGCAAGTGGGCAAAGTAATTACTTGATGGTTATTTTTCTTCACTATAATTGCATTCAGATCATGTGAATTTAGAAAAGGATCACAACTATTTTAATTTCACGACTTGGTGCAAAATTTTAATACTCCGTTATCTATTTGCAGATGAACATGATTAAAGTTTCTAATATAATGGGCATTGACCCAAAACCATTTGATCCTAAAACATATGTGGAAGAGGATACCTTTGTGACTGATGAATCTGGATCTAAGAAACGTATACGCTTAGAGAACAATATTGTGCGCTGGAGGACTGTTCGAAATCCAGATGGCACATCATCTGTAAGTAATTATCTCTTATTGTTATCTGTTATACATATACCCACATGCATAAAAGAGTAGTCAAACACGTTTATTCATATAAAGAAAGGCAGAAGTCAAATCTGTTGGGATGAATACAAGTCACAGTTCCTCTGATTATGTCACCATGCTCATCAAACTTGCTAATCTTTACATTTGTTTTCTTACATTACTGTCTTCAATAGGAGATTGATCAAAAGATTCTCTGATTATTTTCACACACATACCTGATTAATTGCGTTTATTGTTTTAGAAAGTTGCTTGGTGTCTATTTGTTTAAAATGCTTTTGCCAAAGTGAATTCAGAGAGCTTTTTTACAAATGCTGAATTTAGAGCTACCTTCTATGTCACCATGCTCATCAAACTTGCTAATCTTTACATTTGTTTTCTTACATTACTGTCTTCAATAGGAGATTGATCAAAAGATTCTCTGATTATTTTCACACACATACCTGATTAATTGTGTTTATTGTTTTAGAAAGTTGCTTGGTGTCTATTTGTTTAAAATGCTTTTGCCAAAGTGAATTCAGAGAGCTTTTTTACAAATGCTGAATTTAGAGCTACCTTCTATATGAATTATGCATTGTTGAAGGTAGATTTTCCAATTGTGGATACCTTCTATGTAGCAGTTCTTCAACTTACTatatttaactttttgttatttgtaaTTGAAACATCTTTATCTGTCTTTCGGCTTTAAATTCTGAAATTGGTTCAACTTTTACTGTAAGATTTTCATTTAGTGTCTCAATATTTCCTTGTGATCTGTAGCATGAAAGCAATGCGCGCTTTGTGAGATGGTCGGACGGCAGTTTGCAGTTATTAATTGGGAATGAAGTTCTTGACATATCTGTGCAAGATGCACAACATGATCAAGCACATCTTTTTCTTAGACATGGAAAGGTGACTTTATATCCATATGAAATGTCtgatattttattcatttatttatttttcgatATCTTGTGTGATACATGAATATAACGTCTTTAATCATTTCAGCTTTTTTTGTTTCCTCATCAAATCTAGCAAACTGCCCAATGCATTAAAGAGAACCATAAGCAAACAATATATTAAGATGCATCCAATTTCTTTTACCCTCCACTCTTTCTTTATTGCATGTTTAGCTGAGTAAAAAATGTCTATGCTGTAATGTTTTCACCAGAATAATTGAGGTGATTATTCCTTCCTGCCACGGCATTCCTGGACCCATTAAAATCACTGCAAGATCATTAAACTTCTATTAAATTTCCAAGCTCATTGTCCCTcccctttttccattttttaattcCCTGTAAGCTGCTCATGGGTACATCACATCACGTGTAAACCCTCAAATGTTCTTTTagcaaacaaaaatgcaatataCACATGTAGGATGAGAATATTTTAACTTTATGGCCATCTCTATATCAGCAGGAACAGAATTTAGCCATTCATCAGAAGATCATGCTATATAATACATATGCATACCAAATACTTAATAGATTCTGTTGACTTTGGGTTCTGATCCTGAAGCTTGATTCTAGACCGCCAAGCTTGGTCATTGCAATATAAGATCTCatatttgatttcttcttgTAGGGTCATGACTTATTTTCTACTTTTTACTAAAACACTGTGCGGCTCTCTCCATATTCTGTTTTGAACTTCATGAAGTTCTTGAATCCTTATATGCCATGCTTACAGGGAATCCTCCAATCTCAAGGAAGGGTTTTGAGAAAGATGAGGTTCATGCCATCGTCTTTGTCATCAAATTCTCATAGACTGCTGACTGCTATTGTTGACTCACGGCATAAAAAGGTTTATAAGGTTAAGAACTGCATCACTGACATTGATCCTGAGAGGgaaaaggaggaaaaagaaaaggtaattagTTGCATTGGCTATAGTGTGTGTTGTATTAAGTGTCTTGGATTTCATATATCCACTTTTCTGATGGTTTTGTAGGCTGAAAGTCAATCGATCAGAGCTAGTGTACTTCTTAACCGGAAGAGGGAAAAAGTAAGCCGGAAATATACCCCAACTGTAGACAGGAGGCGCCAACTTTCTCCTGGGTTCTTGGAGGATGCTCTTGATGAGGTCAGCTCTTGCTCTTACCATGTATAGGAAAAGGAGGAAAAGTATAATTTTTggccttttattttccttcatcTATGGGTAGTTGTTTTACACTTGAAATCTGGATTCTGTTGGAATTTGCTCAAATAATTAGACTGGCATCTTTTTACTTCTGGGGaccacaaacatttttttaaaggtGTGGAAGAGCCTGTAGGCTTCATTTTCGTGTAATATGCTGGAATCTTATTTTCTATATGTGCCTGTCCAAGCCAGAACCAATTATCCTAATTGTCCACCTTTATTTAGGATGAAGATGCAGATTATTATGATTCTCGACGTTCTCGCCGCCACTTTGAGGAAGATTTGGAAGTGGAAGCTCGAGCTGAGAAACGCATTATGAATGCTAAGAAGGTCTCATGACTTGAACTTTTAAGTGAATCTCTTTTTCCTAAATGGTGTTGATTTACTTGTTATGCTAAAAGGAGCTTTCATGTTTGGTGTTTTAGTCA
This genomic interval from Corylus avellana chromosome ca3, CavTom2PMs-1.0 contains the following:
- the LOC132174795 gene encoding protein LEO1 homolog: MGEEKRHQMMQNLFGDQSEEEEEVDSEHESNPQPNYVSDEGEGGLEPGAEGEGEVEGHGEAEVESEGELHDVDPDPGESEGERDQSSQEVEVGDQREESEGKDTDSDEKEEYGQRVVTSKRRDVIESGSEENHYPDNEDEGVDQGRSPRSPEEEKDQTHISHSAVRDVFGESDDEEAAEYAVHDEIEQDSNRSPMEEEGSYGKSLRPEDIVADEDAQYESEEENIEAKFKEKPVGPPLELEIPLRPPPARPEKMNMIKVSNIMGIDPKPFDPKTYVEEDTFVTDESGSKKRIRLENNIVRWRTVRNPDGTSSHESNARFVRWSDGSLQLLIGNEVLDISVQDAQHDQAHLFLRHGKGILQSQGRVLRKMRFMPSSLSSNSHRLLTAIVDSRHKKVYKVKNCITDIDPEREKEEKEKAESQSIRASVLLNRKREKVSRKYTPTVDRRRQLSPGFLEDALDEDEDADYYDSRRSRRHFEEDLEVEARAEKRIMNAKKSQGPKDIPRKSSLPTAKSSRRPVDFSDSEREESEYETDGEEDERSPPRKRAAEPEQEYDEEEEEEEDHEEEAEVKEASEEDEEEEAEEPKHKGRDFGGSLKRKGIESDEDSPPRKMPSHRRMAVVYDSDEE